A window of Hallerella porci contains these coding sequences:
- a CDS encoding phosphohexomutase domain-containing protein, giving the protein METAAQLWKKIQSPEFKPATDMGLVDEVKKIALASVEPCKVSFGTSGFRGEIGTEFTLRTVEVIASAIIRMYKEADAALFEALGVANFEELQERGIVLGHDNRLLGDEFCKAVAQIFAKAGVKKIYYGGEMATPEFSAAIEMLKAACSINMTPSHNPSNYAGIKFNPADGGPAGPEITSVITRLSNEMMKDFKREELEPVALKEIDSVAIYNEFLHKQGTIQFARIQKLLDEGRLTLVCDHVHGATRGRPNAILGNPQCLLCLRTEDDPLFGGIAPEPSSKNLEGVRNILDQSKSWYRLGCIFDPDGDRVRFYDGTREIDMNRFGAIAFHYMVTWRKEKGVVAKSVATSNFVNVIANKLGVQVMETPVGFKNFRPWLSRNANPKGLIAFEESDGISGLNNTLEKDAQFGLLLALEIMATTGKNLGEYLDDLYKEFGKFYPSRAGFEVDKSLVGAPLAAQVMAVADKAKVGSSVKIGNKEKKVRELLTVDGVKIIFEDDSWMLIRPSGTEPKVRIYTECREESEKDAMFEAAKTLFFNK; this is encoded by the coding sequence ATGGAAACAGCTGCTCAACTTTGGAAAAAAATTCAATCTCCCGAATTCAAACCGGCAACCGATATGGGTCTCGTCGATGAGGTGAAAAAAATTGCCCTCGCTAGCGTAGAACCGTGCAAGGTGAGCTTCGGCACTTCAGGATTCCGCGGCGAAATCGGTACAGAATTTACGCTGCGCACCGTTGAAGTCATTGCGTCTGCAATTATTCGCATGTACAAGGAAGCGGATGCAGCTCTCTTTGAAGCTCTCGGAGTTGCGAACTTCGAAGAATTACAAGAACGCGGCATTGTTCTCGGTCACGATAACCGTCTTTTGGGCGATGAATTCTGCAAAGCAGTTGCTCAAATTTTTGCCAAAGCTGGCGTGAAGAAAATTTATTACGGCGGCGAAATGGCTACGCCGGAATTTTCTGCGGCAATTGAAATGCTCAAGGCGGCTTGCTCGATCAATATGACTCCGAGCCATAACCCGTCGAATTATGCGGGCATTAAATTTAATCCGGCAGATGGCGGTCCTGCAGGTCCGGAAATTACGAGCGTGATTACTCGTCTTTCGAACGAAATGATGAAAGACTTTAAGCGCGAAGAATTGGAACCGGTTGCTTTGAAGGAAATCGATTCCGTTGCCATTTACAATGAATTTTTGCACAAGCAAGGAACGATTCAATTTGCACGCATTCAAAAGCTTTTAGACGAAGGTCGTTTGACTCTCGTCTGCGATCACGTTCACGGTGCAACTCGCGGACGTCCGAATGCCATTCTCGGAAATCCGCAGTGCTTGCTTTGCCTTCGCACGGAAGATGATCCGCTGTTTGGTGGCATCGCTCCGGAACCGAGCTCGAAGAACTTGGAAGGTGTGCGCAACATTTTGGATCAGAGCAAGAGCTGGTATCGTCTCGGCTGCATTTTTGATCCGGATGGCGACCGCGTGCGCTTCTACGATGGAACACGTGAAATTGATATGAACCGTTTTGGTGCAATCGCATTCCATTATATGGTAACTTGGCGCAAAGAAAAAGGCGTTGTAGCAAAATCTGTCGCGACTTCGAACTTTGTGAATGTCATTGCGAACAAACTCGGTGTGCAAGTGATGGAAACTCCGGTCGGCTTTAAGAATTTCCGCCCGTGGCTTTCTCGTAATGCAAATCCGAAGGGTCTTATCGCATTTGAAGAATCGGACGGCATCTCGGGCTTGAACAACACCCTTGAAAAAGATGCTCAATTCGGTCTTCTTCTCGCTCTCGAAATTATGGCGACGACCGGCAAAAACCTCGGCGAATACTTGGATGATTTGTACAAAGAATTCGGCAAATTCTATCCGAGCCGCGCTGGTTTTGAAGTTGATAAATCTCTCGTCGGAGCGCCTCTCGCTGCTCAAGTGATGGCGGTTGCTGACAAGGCAAAAGTCGGATCAAGCGTGAAAATCGGAAACAAGGAAAAGAAAGTTCGCGAACTTTTAACTGTTGACGGCGTGAAGATTATCTTCGAAGATGATTCTTGGATGTTAATTCGTCCGTCGGGAACGGAACCGAAAGTGCGCATTTACACCGAATGCCGTGAAGAATCCGAAAAGGATGCGATGTTCGAAGCGGCAAAAACGTTGTTCTTTAACAAATAA
- a CDS encoding DUF1490 domain-containing protein: protein MAGAAAVAIGKKILKSPKTRDLAVKGLAQGMKLHHEAKENFQNMKDEASDICNDAKAEAGLDK, encoded by the coding sequence TTGGCTGGTGCCGCTGCGGTTGCCATCGGAAAGAAAATCCTCAAATCCCCGAAGACCCGCGATCTTGCTGTCAAAGGCCTTGCGCAAGGGATGAAGCTTCACCACGAAGCCAAAGAAAATTTTCAAAACATGAAAGACGAAGCTTCGGACATTTGCAACGATGCCAAAGCAGAAGCTGGCTTAGATAAATAA